The following coding sequences lie in one Takifugu flavidus isolate HTHZ2018 chromosome 4, ASM371156v2, whole genome shotgun sequence genomic window:
- the aurka gene encoding aurora kinase A isoform X1 — protein MDSASKQKLTKDMKSLRPEVKSSGGGPKRIPVSQQSHLAVVTPTPQQRVLGLSNGPQRIQRPVSHQKSLTDVCYAVKSTHSNQNVDPQSQKSNPALQSKHVSHQISPKINVPNVAQPTAKQPEPDKMQKKPAKNDCEKASASKRRWSLENFDIGRPLGKGKFGNVYLARERQSRFILALKVLFKKQLEKAGVEHQLRREVEIQSHLRHPNILRLYGYFHDPSRVYLILEFAPKGELYGELQRCGSFPEERSATYIMELADALNYCHSKKVIHRDIKPENLLLGANGELKIADFGWSVHTPSSRRSTLCGTLDYLPPEMIEGKTHDEKVDLWSLGVLCYEFLVGKPPFEAKTHEETYRRISRVEYTYPAHTNISDGAKDLVSRLLKHNPMQRLPVQGVLAHPWVVERSTKKPTTVTNEQPSS, from the exons ATGGACTCAGCTTCTAAGCAAAAATTGACCAAGGACATGAAATCTCTGCGACCTGAAGTCAAG tcAAGTGGTGGAGGGCCCAAACGGATCCCCGTGTCACAACAATCCCATCTCGCTGTGGTTACACCAACACCGCAACAGCGTGTGTTAGGTTTGTCGAATGGACCTCAGCGCATTCAGCGGCCTGTCAGCCATCAGAAGTCGCTGACTGATGTTTGCTATGCTGTCAAGTCCACACATTCTAATCAAAACGTTGACCCTCAAAGTCAGAAAAGTAATCCAGCACTACAGTCTAAGcatgtttctcaccaaattTCACCCAAGATAAATGTGCCTAATGTGGCCCAACCAACAGCCAAACAGCCTGAGCCAGATAAGATGCAAA AAAAACCTGCAAAAAACGACTGTGAAAAGGCTTCTGCATCAAA AAGACGTTGGAGCCTGGAAAATTTTGACATTGGCCGACCCCTAGGAAAGGGTAAATTTGGCAATGTTTATCTGGCTCGGGAGCGGCAAAGTAGGTTCATCTTGGCCCTCAAGGTGCTGTTcaagaaacagctggagaaggCTGGTGTCGAGCACCAGCTGAGGAGAGAAGTGGAGATCCAGTCACACCTCAG GCACCCCAACATCCTCCGTCTCTATGGTTACTTCCACGACCCATCTCGTGTGTATCTCATCCTTGAGTTTGCACCAAAAGGTGAACTATATGGGGAGCTGCAGCGCTGTGGAAGTTTCCCTGAGGAGAGAAGTGCAACA TATATCATGGAACTGGCTGATGCCCTCAACTACTGTCACTCTAAGAAGGTGATTCACAGGGACATCAAACCAGAAAACCTGTTGCTGGGGGCCAATGGAGAGCTGAAGATTGCAGATTTTGGCTGGTCTGTTCATACACCTTCCTCCAG GAGGTCCACACTCTGTGGAACGTTGGACTACCTGCCTCCAGAGATGATTGAGGGAAAAACCCATGATGAGAAGGTGGACCTGTGGAGTCTTGGGGTCCTTTGTTACGAGTTCCTTGTTGGGAAACCTCCTTttgaagcaaaaacacatgAGGAGACCTACCGCAGGATCTCAAGG GTGGAGTATACCtaccctgcacacacaaacatcagtgaTGGAGCCAAAGATTTGGTTTCCAGGTTGCTGAAGCACAACCCCATGCAGAGACTGCCTGTCCAGGGAGTCCTAGCTCACCCCTGGGTGGTTGAGCGCTCCACCAAAAAGCCCACAACCGTGACCAATGAGCAGCCTAGCAGTTGA
- the aurka gene encoding aurora kinase A isoform X2 codes for MDSASKQKLTKDMKSLRPEVKSSGGGPKRIPVSQQSHLAVVTPTPQQRVLGLSNGPQRIQRPVSHQKSLTDVCYAVKSTHSNQNVDPQSQKSNPALQSKHVSHQISPKINVPNVAQPTAKQPEPDKMQKKPAKNDCEKASASKRWSLENFDIGRPLGKGKFGNVYLARERQSRFILALKVLFKKQLEKAGVEHQLRREVEIQSHLRHPNILRLYGYFHDPSRVYLILEFAPKGELYGELQRCGSFPEERSATYIMELADALNYCHSKKVIHRDIKPENLLLGANGELKIADFGWSVHTPSSRRSTLCGTLDYLPPEMIEGKTHDEKVDLWSLGVLCYEFLVGKPPFEAKTHEETYRRISRVEYTYPAHTNISDGAKDLVSRLLKHNPMQRLPVQGVLAHPWVVERSTKKPTTVTNEQPSS; via the exons ATGGACTCAGCTTCTAAGCAAAAATTGACCAAGGACATGAAATCTCTGCGACCTGAAGTCAAG tcAAGTGGTGGAGGGCCCAAACGGATCCCCGTGTCACAACAATCCCATCTCGCTGTGGTTACACCAACACCGCAACAGCGTGTGTTAGGTTTGTCGAATGGACCTCAGCGCATTCAGCGGCCTGTCAGCCATCAGAAGTCGCTGACTGATGTTTGCTATGCTGTCAAGTCCACACATTCTAATCAAAACGTTGACCCTCAAAGTCAGAAAAGTAATCCAGCACTACAGTCTAAGcatgtttctcaccaaattTCACCCAAGATAAATGTGCCTAATGTGGCCCAACCAACAGCCAAACAGCCTGAGCCAGATAAGATGCAAA AAAAACCTGCAAAAAACGACTGTGAAAAGGCTTCTGCATCAAA ACGTTGGAGCCTGGAAAATTTTGACATTGGCCGACCCCTAGGAAAGGGTAAATTTGGCAATGTTTATCTGGCTCGGGAGCGGCAAAGTAGGTTCATCTTGGCCCTCAAGGTGCTGTTcaagaaacagctggagaaggCTGGTGTCGAGCACCAGCTGAGGAGAGAAGTGGAGATCCAGTCACACCTCAG GCACCCCAACATCCTCCGTCTCTATGGTTACTTCCACGACCCATCTCGTGTGTATCTCATCCTTGAGTTTGCACCAAAAGGTGAACTATATGGGGAGCTGCAGCGCTGTGGAAGTTTCCCTGAGGAGAGAAGTGCAACA TATATCATGGAACTGGCTGATGCCCTCAACTACTGTCACTCTAAGAAGGTGATTCACAGGGACATCAAACCAGAAAACCTGTTGCTGGGGGCCAATGGAGAGCTGAAGATTGCAGATTTTGGCTGGTCTGTTCATACACCTTCCTCCAG GAGGTCCACACTCTGTGGAACGTTGGACTACCTGCCTCCAGAGATGATTGAGGGAAAAACCCATGATGAGAAGGTGGACCTGTGGAGTCTTGGGGTCCTTTGTTACGAGTTCCTTGTTGGGAAACCTCCTTttgaagcaaaaacacatgAGGAGACCTACCGCAGGATCTCAAGG GTGGAGTATACCtaccctgcacacacaaacatcagtgaTGGAGCCAAAGATTTGGTTTCCAGGTTGCTGAAGCACAACCCCATGCAGAGACTGCCTGTCCAGGGAGTCCTAGCTCACCCCTGGGTGGTTGAGCGCTCCACCAAAAAGCCCACAACCGTGACCAATGAGCAGCCTAGCAGTTGA
- the prelid3b gene encoding PRELI domain containing protein 3B, translating into MKIWTSEHIFNHPWETVTKAAMQKYPNPMNPSVFGVDVLDRSIDKQGRLHSKRLLSTEWGLPSIVTTIIGKTRTCTYIQEQSVVDPKEKSFELQSTNITFTNMVSVDERLTYKPHPEDKEKTILTQEAIISVKGVSLSSYLEGVMARTISVNAGKGREAMEWVIRRLNTEIEELAATARGTMRVPMAAAVTEK; encoded by the exons ATGAAGATTTGGACCTCAGAACACATATTTAA CCATCCTTGGGAAACGGTAACCAAGGCTGCCATGCAGAAATATCCCAACCCTATGAACCCCAGTGTGTTTGGAGTGGATGTTTTGGACAGAAGCATAGACAAACAAGGCCGTCTACACAGCAAAAGACTTCTCAGCACCGAGTGGGGTCTTCCATCCATCGTCACCACG atTATTGGTAAAACACGGACATGCACCTACATTCAGGAGCAGTCAGTTGTGGATCCAAAAGAGAAGAGTTTTGAACTTCAGTCCACAAAT ATCACTTTCACAAACATGGTTTCCGTGGATGAAAGGTTAACGTATAAACCACACCCCGAAGATAAAGAAAA AACAATACTGACACAGGAAGCCATCATCTCAGTAAAAGGAGTCAGTCTCAGCAGTTATTTGGAGGGCGTTATGGCCAGGACCATCTCTGTCAATGCTGGAAAG GGTCGTGAAGCCATGGAGTGGGTGATCAGACGGCTGAATACAGAAATTGAAGAGCTGGCGGCCACAGCGCGTGGGACCATGCGCGTCCCCATGGCAGCTGCCGTCACCGAGAAATGA